A genome region from Burkholderiales bacterium includes the following:
- a CDS encoding DUF6516 family protein, protein MASKARKATLLLHEKVVLANGAVVELVIWQLPRATPDRPHGLKYRLYFGRGGKCLVRYDNESGKGDHRHVKGREEPYRFISIAKLRRVFEADIRKYGGEDEKEN, encoded by the coding sequence ATGGCGAGCAAAGCCAGAAAAGCTACCCTGCTGTTACACGAGAAAGTTGTGCTGGCCAATGGCGCAGTCGTAGAGTTGGTGATCTGGCAACTACCGCGCGCGACACCCGACCGCCCGCACGGGCTGAAGTACCGACTATATTTCGGCCGAGGCGGCAAGTGTCTGGTGCGTTACGACAACGAGTCAGGAAAGGGCGACCACCGGCACGTTAAAGGCCGCGAGGAACCATATCGGTTTATCTCGATAGCCAAATTGCGGCGGGTTTTTGAAGCGGATATTCGGAAATATGGAGGCGAAGATGAAAAGGAAAATTGA
- a CDS encoding AbrB/MazE/SpoVT family DNA-binding domain-containing protein, which yields MAHQVTTKGQVTIPKRVREYLGIRPGTRVEFDVNAKGDVLLRKAGRQSKRVRPRSRFAAIRGAATVRLSTEEILALTRGED from the coding sequence ATGGCACATCAAGTCACAACCAAAGGTCAGGTCACCATCCCCAAGCGGGTGCGGGAATATCTCGGCATTCGTCCGGGCACCAGGGTCGAGTTCGATGTCAATGCCAAAGGGGACGTGCTGCTGCGCAAGGCGGGGCGGCAGTCGAAGCGCGTCCGCCCCCGCAGCCGCTTCGCCGCGATTCGCGGCGCCGCCACCGTGCGGCTGAGCACCGAGGAGATCCTCGCGCTCACGCGCGGCGAGGACTAG
- a CDS encoding addiction module antidote protein, whose amino-acid sequence MKRKSKVLPFRNHEEATVASFRDDPKFAAEYLNAVLEEGDQDELLLALRYMAKAFGGVSKLAEEAELNATSLYRTLSPHGNPELKSLTALLKAMGMRLAVEPVRERGARRP is encoded by the coding sequence ATGAAGCGCAAGTCAAAAGTATTACCGTTTCGCAACCACGAGGAAGCGACAGTCGCGAGCTTTCGTGACGATCCGAAATTCGCCGCGGAGTATCTCAATGCCGTGCTTGAAGAAGGCGACCAAGACGAACTGTTGCTCGCCCTTCGTTACATGGCTAAAGCTTTCGGTGGCGTGTCTAAGCTGGCGGAGGAGGCGGAGCTTAATGCCACGTCGCTTTACCGAACACTTTCACCCCATGGTAATCCTGAACTTAAAAGTTTGACAGCGCTGTTGAAGGCAATGGGAATGCGGCTTGCGGTTGAGCCTGTGCGTGAACGCGGCGCGCGCCGGCCGTGA